In Roseomonas fluvialis, one genomic interval encodes:
- the nikR gene encoding nickel-responsive transcriptional regulator NikR translates to MQRLTITLDDETAQGLEEHMAAHGYSNRSEAIRDLLRGPLRDAEVAREPTMPCMAVVSYIYDHRARALSSRLVNAQHEHHALGVATLHTHLDHDLCLEVAVLRGAVSDVQAFAQALTRERGVRFGGTNLLPAPREPAHHHGSAGDAHGAPRGRHRPVD, encoded by the coding sequence ATGCAGCGCTTGACGATCACGCTCGACGACGAGACCGCCCAGGGCCTCGAGGAGCACATGGCCGCGCATGGCTATTCCAATCGGTCGGAGGCGATCCGCGACCTGCTGCGCGGTCCGTTGCGCGATGCCGAAGTGGCGCGCGAGCCGACGATGCCCTGCATGGCCGTGGTGTCCTACATCTACGACCACCGCGCGCGGGCTCTGAGCAGCCGGCTGGTGAATGCACAGCATGAGCACCACGCGCTAGGCGTGGCGACGCTGCACACGCATCTCGACCACGATCTCTGTCTGGAGGTCGCGGTACTGCGTGGCGCCGTCAGCGACGTGCAGGCCTTCGCCCAGGCACTCACGCGGGAACGCGGCGTGCGCTTCGGCGGGACGAACCTGCTGCCCGCACCGCGAGAGCCCGCGCACCATCATGGCAGCGCCGGCGACGCCCATGGCGCCCCACGAGGTCGCCATCGTCCCGTGGACTGA
- a CDS encoding urease subunit gamma produces MHFTPREIDKLLIYTLAQVAQKRKDQGLKLNHPETVSLITVAALDGARAGKTVEEVMTEASKVITRDDVMEGVVEMIPYVQVEAVFTDGSRLVTVHNPIQ; encoded by the coding sequence GTGCATTTCACCCCCCGGGAAATCGACAAGCTCCTGATCTACACGCTCGCGCAGGTAGCGCAGAAGCGGAAGGACCAGGGCCTGAAGCTGAACCACCCCGAGACGGTGTCGTTGATCACGGTGGCCGCCCTTGATGGTGCGCGCGCCGGCAAGACGGTCGAGGAAGTGATGACCGAAGCCAGCAAGGTCATCACGCGCGACGACGTCATGGAAGGCGTGGTCGAGATGATCCCCTATGTGCAGGTCGAGGCCGTCTTCACCGACGGCAGCCGCCTCGTCACCGTTCACAACCCCATCCAGTAG
- a CDS encoding urease subunit beta — protein sequence MAADAKKTPVGGLVLGSGDIEINAGYPTTALKVRNTGDRPIQVGSHFHFFEVNAFLEFDREQAFGKRLDIPATTALRFEPGDEKEVSLVPYQGKQRVHGFNGLVNGWVGDESYDQYRPRLADALERATRYGFKTKS from the coding sequence ATGGCTGCTGACGCGAAGAAGACGCCCGTCGGGGGGCTGGTCCTCGGTTCCGGCGACATCGAGATCAATGCCGGGTATCCCACCACCGCGCTGAAGGTGCGCAACACCGGTGACCGGCCCATCCAGGTCGGGTCGCATTTCCACTTCTTCGAGGTCAACGCGTTCCTGGAATTCGATCGTGAGCAGGCCTTCGGCAAGCGGCTCGACATTCCCGCGACGACCGCGCTGCGCTTCGAGCCGGGGGACGAGAAGGAAGTCTCGCTGGTGCCCTATCAGGGCAAGCAGCGCGTCCACGGGTTCAATGGCCTCGTGAACGGCTGGGTGGGGGATGAATCCTACGATCAGTATCGTCCGCGGCTGGCGGACGCGCTCGAGCGCGCCACGCGCTACGGCTTCAAGACCAAGTCCTGA
- a CDS encoding urease subunit alpha: MAKISRQQYSDLYGPTTGDKIRLADTDLYIEIEKDLRVYGEEAVYGGGKTLRDGMGYDNELTSAAGAPDLVITNVTIVDAVQGIIKADVGIKNGLICGIGKAGNPSIMSGVTPGLALGPGTDAITGEHLILTAGGIDAHVHFIAPQQAEAALSNGVTTLFGGGVGPTDGTNGTTITSGDWNIEMMLRSFDSWPVNAGVLGKGNSTGAVPIEEQIRAGAMGLKIHEDWGSTPAAIRTSLTVADAMDVQVCIHTDTLNEAGFVENTIAAFEGRTIHTYHTEGAGGGHAPDIIRVAGLSNVLPSSTNPTLPFGINSQAELFDMTMICHNLSPKIPTDVAFAESRVRVETIAAENVLHDLGAISIMSSDSQAMGRVGENWMRTIQTADLMKERMGAYDGDTSGNDNERVLRFVAKVTINPAIAQGVAHVIGSVEVGKMADLVLWEPAFFGAKPKIVIKGGMISWALMGDPNASLPTPQPVMYRPMFGTMGSALQKTRVTFTSRAGYDAGIIDRYQLRSQVMPVYGTRTITKSSMIRNALTPTIEVNPQTFAVTVNGKHATIEPTKRVSLGQLYFFS; encoded by the coding sequence ATGGCCAAGATTTCGCGGCAACAGTACTCGGACCTCTATGGGCCGACGACGGGTGACAAGATCCGGCTGGCCGACACCGACCTCTACATCGAGATCGAGAAGGATCTCCGAGTCTATGGCGAGGAAGCGGTCTATGGCGGCGGCAAGACGCTGCGCGACGGCATGGGGTATGACAACGAACTGACCAGCGCGGCGGGCGCGCCGGACCTCGTCATCACCAACGTCACGATCGTCGACGCGGTGCAGGGCATCATCAAGGCCGATGTCGGCATCAAGAACGGCCTGATCTGCGGTATCGGGAAAGCGGGCAACCCTTCGATCATGTCGGGGGTCACGCCGGGCCTGGCGCTCGGGCCGGGAACCGACGCGATCACGGGCGAGCACCTGATCCTGACGGCCGGCGGCATCGACGCACATGTGCATTTCATCGCGCCGCAGCAGGCGGAGGCCGCGCTCAGCAATGGCGTGACCACGCTGTTCGGCGGCGGTGTCGGGCCGACCGATGGCACCAACGGCACCACCATCACGTCCGGCGACTGGAACATCGAGATGATGCTCCGGTCCTTCGACAGCTGGCCGGTCAATGCGGGTGTGCTCGGCAAGGGCAACTCCACCGGCGCCGTGCCGATCGAGGAACAGATCCGCGCCGGCGCGATGGGCCTCAAGATCCATGAGGACTGGGGCAGCACCCCCGCCGCGATCCGCACGTCGCTGACCGTGGCGGATGCGATGGACGTGCAGGTCTGCATCCATACGGACACGCTGAACGAAGCCGGCTTCGTCGAGAACACCATCGCCGCCTTCGAAGGGCGGACGATCCATACCTACCACACGGAAGGGGCCGGCGGCGGCCACGCGCCGGACATCATCCGCGTCGCCGGCCTGTCGAATGTCCTGCCGAGCTCGACCAACCCGACGCTGCCCTTCGGCATCAACTCGCAGGCCGAGTTGTTCGACATGACGATGATCTGCCACAACCTCAGCCCGAAGATCCCGACCGACGTGGCTTTCGCCGAAAGCCGCGTGCGCGTCGAGACGATCGCGGCCGAGAACGTGCTGCACGACCTCGGCGCGATCTCGATCATGTCCAGCGACAGCCAGGCCATGGGCCGGGTCGGCGAGAACTGGATGCGGACCATTCAGACCGCTGACCTGATGAAGGAACGGATGGGCGCCTATGACGGCGACACCTCCGGCAACGACAACGAACGCGTGCTGCGGTTCGTCGCCAAGGTCACCATCAACCCGGCCATCGCGCAAGGCGTGGCTCATGTCATCGGCTCGGTCGAAGTCGGCAAGATGGCTGACCTGGTGCTGTGGGAACCCGCCTTCTTCGGAGCCAAGCCCAAGATCGTCATCAAGGGGGGCATGATCTCCTGGGCGCTGATGGGTGACCCGAATGCGTCCCTGCCGACGCCGCAGCCGGTGATGTACCGCCCGATGTTCGGCACAATGGGGTCGGCACTGCAGAAGACGCGCGTCACCTTCACCTCGCGCGCGGGGTACGATGCCGGAATCATCGACCGGTATCAGCTCCGGTCGCAGGTCATGCCGGTCTATGGGACGCGGACGATCACCAAGAGCTCGATGATCCGCAACGCGCTGACGCCGACGATCGAGGTGAACCCGCAGACCTTCGCCGTCACGGTGAACGGCAAGCATGCGACGATCGAGCCCACGAAGCGGGTCTCCCTCGGGCAGCTGTATTTCTTCAGCTGA
- a CDS encoding urease accessory protein UreF, whose product MPRDETRPRVALHDMVHLGRLLQFSDSTLPVGSFAFSNGLESALQTQVVTNPADLHRYVEVMLRQAARMDGVALLHAHRAATTGDHDALLCIDQELMCRRVGEEQQMMLARMGRKYAELVLKIRPCPPLEQWLRAIKANATPGCFPVGQAIALAHLGADEVEAFVMHQYGVASMILSAALRLMRIDHMDTQRILFAVQGRAQDDYLAVRDLALDEMASFAPVFDVLVAHHTTTHVRLFMN is encoded by the coding sequence ATGCCGAGGGACGAGACACGGCCGCGCGTTGCACTGCACGACATGGTGCACCTCGGCCGTCTGTTGCAGTTCTCGGACTCGACACTGCCGGTCGGTTCCTTCGCCTTTTCCAACGGGCTGGAATCCGCGCTGCAGACGCAGGTCGTCACCAATCCGGCGGACCTGCACCGGTATGTCGAGGTGATGCTGCGCCAGGCCGCGCGGATGGACGGCGTGGCCCTGCTGCATGCCCATCGCGCGGCGACGACCGGCGACCACGACGCGCTGCTGTGCATCGACCAGGAATTGATGTGCCGCCGCGTCGGCGAAGAACAGCAGATGATGCTGGCGCGGATGGGCCGGAAGTATGCCGAACTCGTTCTCAAGATCCGTCCCTGCCCGCCGCTGGAGCAGTGGCTCCGCGCCATCAAGGCGAATGCGACGCCGGGCTGCTTTCCGGTCGGCCAGGCGATCGCGCTGGCGCATCTGGGGGCGGACGAGGTCGAGGCCTTCGTCATGCACCAGTACGGCGTTGCCTCGATGATCCTGAGTGCCGCGCTGCGGCTGATGCGGATCGACCACATGGATACGCAGCGCATCCTGTTCGCGGTGCAGGGCCGCGCGCAGGACGACTACCTCGCGGTGCGCGACCTGGCGCTGGACGAAATGGCATCCTTCGCGCCCGTCTTCGATGTGCTGGTCGCGCACCACACGACAACCCATGTCCGGCTCTTCATGAATTGA
- the ureG gene encoding urease accessory protein UreG codes for MKKITRIGIGGPVGSGKTAVIEVITPRLIDLGIKPLIITNDVVTTEDAKQVRRTLKGILVEEKIVGVETGACPHTAVREDPSMNIAAVEELEERYPDSDVILIESGGDNLTLTFSPALADFYIYVIDVAAGDKIPRKNGAGVCQSDILVINKKDLAPYVGASLEVMDRDSKLMRGKKPFVFTNCKTGEGVDDLIRLILDMALFDVKVKTPATVDA; via the coding sequence ATGAAGAAGATCACGCGCATCGGCATCGGCGGCCCGGTGGGTTCGGGCAAGACCGCGGTCATCGAGGTCATCACGCCCCGGCTGATCGACCTCGGCATCAAGCCGCTGATCATCACCAACGACGTCGTGACGACGGAAGACGCCAAGCAGGTGCGCCGCACGCTGAAGGGTATCCTGGTCGAGGAGAAGATCGTCGGCGTCGAGACCGGCGCCTGCCCCCATACGGCGGTGCGGGAGGATCCATCGATGAACATCGCCGCGGTCGAGGAACTGGAGGAACGCTACCCCGACAGCGACGTCATCCTGATCGAATCCGGCGGCGACAACCTGACGCTGACATTCAGCCCGGCGCTCGCGGATTTCTACATCTACGTCATCGACGTCGCGGCCGGCGACAAGATCCCGCGAAAAAACGGCGCTGGCGTCTGCCAGTCGGACATCCTCGTGATCAACAAGAAGGACCTCGCCCCCTATGTCGGCGCGAGCCTCGAGGTGATGGACCGCGATTCGAAGCTCATGCGCGGGAAGAAGCCGTTCGTCTTCACCAACTGCAAGACCGGCGAAGGCGTCGACGACCTGATCCGGCTCATCCTCGACATGGCGTTGTTCGACGTGAAGGTGAAGACCCCGGCGACCGTGGACGCCTGA
- a CDS encoding urease accessory protein UreD — protein MAVHEQLGRLDAARELRGYQTEPAQMRAAAPGKVGELRLGFSIRHGRSVLHDLYRVAPLLVQRALYWDEAMPELPICSIISVGGGVLQGDRYRIEISVGEGACALVHTQSANRIHQMDANYASQHQAIDVASGAYLEYLPDFTIPYRGSRFITQTDVVVAPDATLLYGEMVLAGRKHHHVEERFGFDLLSMVVAVRRPDGRKLFSEKLLVGRDDGMIDFAVVMRGFDAFANVICVTPPDIAARIKERFETNFSPESPRAISGVSRLPNAAGLMLRAVGVESYDVRREVRRFWRIVREEARGRTLPEDFLWR, from the coding sequence GTGGCGGTACACGAGCAGCTCGGTCGCCTTGACGCTGCCCGCGAGCTGCGCGGCTACCAGACCGAGCCGGCGCAGATGCGCGCGGCCGCCCCGGGCAAGGTCGGCGAATTGCGGCTGGGCTTCTCGATACGCCATGGCCGGTCGGTGCTGCACGACCTGTATCGCGTCGCACCGCTGCTGGTGCAGCGGGCGCTCTACTGGGATGAGGCGATGCCGGAGCTGCCGATCTGCTCCATCATCTCGGTGGGCGGCGGCGTGCTGCAGGGCGATCGCTACCGGATCGAGATCTCGGTCGGCGAAGGTGCCTGCGCCCTGGTGCACACCCAGAGCGCCAACCGCATCCACCAGATGGACGCGAACTACGCATCGCAGCACCAGGCCATCGATGTCGCGTCGGGCGCCTACCTCGAATACCTGCCCGACTTCACCATCCCCTATCGCGGGTCGCGCTTCATCACCCAGACGGATGTCGTGGTCGCCCCGGATGCGACGCTTCTGTATGGCGAGATGGTCCTGGCAGGACGCAAGCATCACCATGTCGAGGAACGGTTCGGCTTCGACCTGCTGTCGATGGTCGTGGCGGTCCGTCGCCCCGACGGGCGGAAGCTGTTTTCGGAAAAGCTTCTGGTCGGCAGGGACGACGGGATGATCGACTTCGCCGTGGTGATGCGGGGATTCGATGCCTTCGCCAACGTGATTTGCGTGACACCGCCGGATATCGCAGCGCGCATCAAGGAACGCTTCGAGACGAATTTCAGCCCTGAGTCCCCGCGCGCGATCTCCGGCGTGTCCCGCCTGCCCAACGCGGCGGGCCTGATGCTGCGTGCCGTCGGCGTCGAATCCTACGACGTGCGCCGGGAGGTCCGTCGCTTCTGGCGCATCGTCCGGGAAGAAGCGCGCGGCCGGACCCTGCCCGAGGATTTCCTCTGGCGTTGA